ATCCATGAAGAGCTTACTGGAGTACCTGGCGGTTTGCCAGCATTAGAATGGCAACTCCAGGAGACCTGGCACTTAGTGGGTCCTCAGTAAGTGCTAGGATGATGGAACCCTGGGCAAGTGCAACCTCTTGACTACAGGTACTTGGAACCCCTGAGAGCGGCAGCAAAGCTCCCTTTGTAAGAGCCTACTCCTGTATCCTCCCAGCGACCACTTCTGCCTGTCCAAGCGGCAGCGACCATTCCCCTTGAAGTAGAGTGTTGTGCCCAGGTGTGGGCAAAATGAAGCCCCCACAGAGCCCTCTGCTCCAACCCTTCAGGCCCAGAGGCTCTGATGCTCGCAgcctctcccccccctcctctcAACATTCTGACACCTTCTCTGCTAATCCGAATGGGCATCTGCATTCCTCTTTGGACAGCCCAGCCTCCCCTCTCCGCAGCCCTTTCACCGCACTCAGcctcccaggccccgcccctaccagccccgcctcctccctgctccaAGCCTGCAAACTCTGGCCACCCTGAAGGCAGGCCTCAGGAGCTCTGTGCGGCAGCCCCCGGTGCCCCGGTGTGGAATGGAGGGAGGTGACCTACCAGAGCAGGATATGTGGCAGCGGTTCTTGCCCGTGTCGCACCAGTCACGGTTGGGGATCTGAAAGAGGCCGTAGCCAGTGTAGTCACGTTGGAGGTTCTCGTAGACCGCCGTGGGGTTGaacttgctctcaaaataagcCAGGCACACCCCTAAGATGGAACAGGAGTTGGGTGGCTAGGGGGAAGGCGAATTGGGGATGCCTAGATGCCTAGGCAGAGGCCAGAGGAAAAGGAGGTGAGGAGAGAAGGGGCTTAGAGGGACCTACTCACAGTTTGCAAGGCTGTAGCCCTCGAAATGATCCAGGCCTCCATCTTTGAGCTTCTTAGCCACCACGCAGCGCCCCATGATAGCAGCGCCACTTGGAACCACTAGGTAGCCAAGGAGGGAAAGGACCGAGGATGCCTTCATTTCTCAGGTTCCTGGCAGTTCAGGGCAATAGTGGCCAGGTGAGCCTGGTTTctctaaaggaaaagaagggtGGGGGTCTGCGATTCAGTGTGTTCAGATAAAGGGGAGTCTCCCCTGGCTTAACCATGATACTTCTTCCCACCCTAATCCTCTGCTTTGTGTCACTGCAAATCTGGGACGCCCGAaaccctgcctctcctcctctgcttgaCGCCCTATTTCCTAAGGAAATTGGTCTTGTGAAGGTCACACCCTCACATTCTTTCCCTCCAGCAAAACCCAAAGGCATCAAatcctctcttcccctttatTATGCAGGTAGAACTTGTTCATTAGGTACAAGttggaaaacaggaagagaaggaaaaacttcAATGTGGTCCCACTACTCAAGCATTATTATTACGTTGAATTATTTCCACCACTGCATTTTATCCTAgaatatattcagagttgtggTCTCACCCTTTCCACAGTTTGTCCCCAGACTGTCTACAAATCAAACTCTGCTGAGCTTTTCTCCAGCTGTCCACACAAGGAGACAAACCCCGGTCCAGCCCAGACCTGCCACATAGCAGGGGTGTCATCACTGACAAAAGCAGGCAAGTCCCTGAGCCTCACAATGCCTGtgctttctcatctgtgagaACGGGGGTCATGTGTGGGGTGCTCAGAGAATTGACTCCTGAGTTTCTCCTTCTCCATTTCTGTTGTCACCACCTAAACCCCCTCATCACCATCCCCTCAACCACCCTCATCACCGAACcttaaccaccacccccccaaccgATCACCATTCCCTGAACCTCCTTCTGTACCTTCACCTAAACCCCCCTCATCACTGCAAGCTGAATGGTAACCCAGCCTCTTGGTCTCCACTCCTCCCAACTCTTCTAGATGGTGTTCTTtccctaaatttatttatttattttgagagagagagagagagaaaagcagagagattaaatctcaagcaggctccgcattgtcatcAGGAAGCCCAactaggggctcgaacccacaaactgagagatcatgatctgagccaaactcaagagtcggaGGCCGCTTAGCTGgcagtcacccaagcaccccaaggtgGTGGTTTCTAACATGAGTGACGAATGTCCCCAAAGCATATACAAAATGTTACTCTTCGAATGCTTCTATCTATTTCCCTAGTCCTTATCAGAGCAAACCCACCCTTGGCTTTCTAAGTCCTCCATAATCTGGCCTTACCCTGCCCTGCCTCCATCAGGAGGAATCACTCAGTCAACTCTGAATTCCCATGTTGCTCCTTCTCTGTTCTCTGCACGTCCCTACCCCACTCCCCACTACCCATGCCCCTTTCCTTAGCGTCTCCATGCATGGCTCTTCCCAATCCACAGGGCCCTACCATGCCCTTCCCCACCCAAACATTTCTCCATCTTCAGGTGTCCACTACAGGTGCCACCTCCTTGAAGCCTGATGCAATCCTGCATAAACGTTCCCCCTCTAAGCCCCTACTGCCTTCAGAATCACCTCCAGAACCTAGCAGGTGATTGTCCTGTTCTGTGCTACGTCCTATCCCTCAGACTAGAATGTGCAATTGGAAATTACAACATAACTTCTACCTGGCATGCCCTACAGCCCCAACACTGcgtaaatatatgttaattaggCAACTAATTGCATCCACCTGTCTGTTATCATTCACAGGTGTGTGCCTGTTCTCCAGCCTACATTTACTTGTACAAGGGGTTCTTGACCTTGGCACTTGGGCTGGAAAATCCTTTTTCCTGGGGGCTGGTCTATGCATTGGAGTTTATTTGGGAGCACACCTGTCTCCAGGTGTCAGAAGCTCCTCCCCTTCGGTTGTGACAAACAAAAAATGTCTGCACACACTGCCAAACGTCTCCTGGTGGACAAAACTGTCCTCTGTCGAGAACTAATGATGCAAATGTCTAACTTGggaaaaagttagaaataaacgAGTATAGTCCTGAATTAGAAGAATTTcacttttaaacatttgtttaaactCTCAACTCATATGATTAGTTACAGACATCACTATTATACAGCATACCCTATTGAGGAGGGCCTGGCATTTAAAGTGCTCGGACTTGGGAATCAGATTGCCTGGGTTCATATTCTGACTTTACCCTGTAATAGCTGGGATTTTAGGAATCCCAGGAATAATGGAAGACAGTTACTCAGCCTCTCTGTACCTCAtctaaataatgataaaaaaataatgcttaccTAATTGTGTTGATTTAAAAGGTGAAAGAGTTAAATATGCAAAGTATTCAATCCCCAGAAGACACCTGTCTTTCTGAACTGTGGTCATACTCCTTGCCCTTAGCTTAATAACCAAATTCCAATGCATATTGGAAGAGAAGTCCATGTTTACATTTTCCAGCAGAGCAAAGGATATTTTCAGCGAAGGACATCCGTCTCACAGACAGACATAAAAGGCATACTTagtcctccctccttccttcttcccttgcaGTGAATTCACTGGGAGTCCCGTCTCCTGTTCTACCAAAGCCTATCCACCTCTCACCATCTCCTCTGCCTCATGGCAGTTCAGAAATCACCATCAACTCTGACTTCTATAGAGGTTCCAAGATATACTCTGAAACCCTACAATCCTCTCCTGTTCCCCTATCCCTATTATCCACACAACAGCTAGAAAGTCCTCTCTAAAAACatatatccaggggcacctgggtggctcagttggttaagggtctggcttcagctcaggttatgatctcacggttcatgagttcaagccccacatcgggctctgtgctgacagcccagagcctgaattCTGCtatgaattctgtgtctccctctcctctgcccttcccccattcatactctctctctctcaaaactgaataaacatttaaaaaaaaattttttaaacatatatccaGTCACATCACTCACCTCCTGTGGGTTCCCCTGGCACTTTAAATGAAATCCCAACTCCTCAACCCAGCCAACAAGACCCTTCCTGCTCTAGCCCCTGAGTACCTCTCTAGTCTGATTTCacacctctccccccaccacactcACCTTGCATATCTCTTTTCCTTAAACATGCCAATCTTATTCCCACCACGGGTTCTTTgcatctgctgtttttttttttttaagtttatttattttaagagagcaggagaagggcagagagagagagagagggagagagagagaattccaagcagacaagcacagagcccacagcaggtcccaatcccacaaaccacgagatcatggccggagccaaaatcaagagtcagacgcttaaccaactgagccacccagtcaccccttcgTCTGCTGTTTCTTCTGGCTGGAACAGGACTCCCCCAAccaccacagagcctgctcttTGTGGTCATGGTCTCAGCTCAAAAATGATCTCAATATCTCCTCTGATCACTGCTCCATCACagaaaatcatttctattttcttcataatataaGTCAATTTCAGAAATtaccttgttcatttattttttcctctatctCTCACACAAGAGAGTAAGCACCAGGAATGCAGAAACctggtctgttttgttctctgctttGTCCccagaggggcggggggtgggggtggggggaagttagagagggagggaaccaaaccataaaagactcttaaaaactgagagtaggggcacctgggaggctcagttggttgagcgtccaacttcggctcaggtcatgatctcacggtccgtgagttcgagccccatgtcgggctctgtgctgacagctcggagcctggagcctgcttcgagtctgtgtctccctctctctgaccctcccccattcatgcactgtctctctctgtctcaaaaataaataaaaacattaaaaaattaaaaaacaaaacaaaaccaaaaactgagaGTACACTGacagttgatggggggtgggagggaggggaaagtaggtgatgggcattgaggagggcacctgttgggatgagcactaggtgttgtatggaagccaatttgacaataaatttcacatattaaaaaaaagaacttagaacAGAGCCTAGTATATAGTAGGTGCTCTGAatctctgttgaatgaatgaatgaatgaatgccaacCCTTCCCAACAGAATTGTCGTCATATAAGCAATAAGTGGATTTTCTGAGTGTCTCTTGCACCTGGGTATCATCATAACTGTCCTGGTTCCTGCCCATCCTATACCAGCTTACCAGTTCACCAGTCCTTCTGCAGGCCTTGGTGCCTCCTCACGGGAGGGGAGAAGCAGCCACTGTGGCAGCTTTGACCTTTACTGCAGAAAAGTTGCTCTACCTGCACTCGGTTCCCTGGGCTTTTCAGATTCCACTTCCTTGATAACCCGCTTACCTCCACCCAAGAGCTTCTAAACCCAAGTGCTTCTCCATAGTGTGCTCTTCTAGAATCTTTTCTATGACATCAGTAGCTATGCACCAGAATATTCTGAAGCAGGGAGGGGTCTGTCACCAACAcggtgtattagttttctattgttgctGTACCAAGCTACgtcaaacttagcagcttaagctatacaaatttattatcttaaagttcTATAGAGGAGAACCCATTCCATTGCTCATTCAGGTTGTCGGCAGAATAAAGATCCTTGTAGCTGTAGGACCAAGACCccgtttccttgctggctgtcagctgagggCCATTCCCAGCTTCTAGGGGCCATCTGCATGACTTGACTCTACCTCCCTTCCCCTatcttcaaaaccagcaatgATGGATCAAAACCCTCTCATGCTttgactccttccttcctcttcttatgTTGTTGTATCTCTGActcacatttcttttaattttttttaatgtttatttatttttgaaagagagagagaacaagagggcaagcagggaaggggcggggcagggacagagaatctgaagcaggttccaggctctgagctgtcagcatagagcccgatgcagggctcaaacccgtgaaccacaagatcatgacctgagccaaagtctgatgcttaaccaactgaaccacccagctgtcCCTCGGACTCacctttctgcctcttctcttaCTTATAAAGACTCATGTGATTAGACTGGCTCACCCAGACATCCAAGATAACCTACACATCTCAGGGTTCTttaccttaatcacatctgtaaagtccTTGCCATGTAATTAACATGTTCAGAGGTTTCAGGTGTAAGGGAGTGGATATCTGTAGaggaccattattctgcctatcatAGTATTCTTCCAGGCCTCCACAAAACTGCCTTCTAGTAGGGAGCAGTGGGAGAAGCCATTATTTTGCTCATCTACTCACTATGGGGTCATGGTCAAGGACATCCTCTCTGGAAGCTGGGCAACCTCATTTGTGAGATAAGGGCACCAGATTGGGTTATCTTAAAAATCCCTTCTAGCTCCAAAGAGTCAAAACATGCTGAAATGATTGAGGATAATGCTAGCCTTTTGAAAACACTGAAGTTCTTATGGCTGACTCAGTTATGACTGGTAATTAGTTGATTaattaaaagtgataaaatagAGAATCATAAAAGAAATAGGCCATAAACACCAAGACTTAAACTCATAAATCCACATTGGCTCAATAATCTTTAGTGATGGCCATTTCTTAGATATGAGTTATGGACTGGAACACTGCTTAAGATTTTTGTGTAAATCATACTGTACCATATTCCATTTCTAACTTCTATAACTTTAAAGTAAATCAAAAGcttgaaaacataaaagcaaagaaagaatttaaagacaTAAAGCAAAGCAATGTCACCTGGATTTCCCTTCTAgattttcaagatttttcctAAACTTTCTTAGTTATATTACCCAAAATTATCCTTTTAGTAGAATGATTTGCCTTTCTCAAGTCTTTCAAAGCACTAATCTTGAAGTTTAGATAATTAACTTAAGCTGGAATGACCAATTTGTCCTGGATTGGTTGGACACAGCCTTATACTCACATAATTGACAGATCAGTACTAATGGCATATCTCTATTTCCTTTTAACTCTTCAACTTAATTTGCAAAAGCCACCACTACTACTCATCAGTAGAGTATTTTGCAACTTTATGTACTTTTCAGCAGTTTTTCAAACGTAATCTTGAATTCTTATGCTTTCCAGAAAATCTGTAGTCAAGAGAGATTATGTCTCTTCTCCCAGAGttgggagaggggagcagaggtcTTTTAGAGCGAGACTAGTAAtagccctcctctccctcctccacgcTTTCACTGCTGTTTGACCAGAGCTCCATTCCTGTGCAAGACTTTAGTGCATTTACTAGAGTGCCTTGGAAGACATAAAGCatcttccattattattattggggTTAGTGCAAAGATTTCATGGAACAGTTTAGGGCAGGGCCTGGCAAACTACAACTCACAGACCAAACCTGGCCAGCAGACTATTCTCATAAATAGTTTTGTTGGAAAACAGCCACCCCCAATCATTCATGTATTTGGTTAAAATGAGGAACTATTGGAAACAACTTATATTTTCATCAATAGAGGTGGATTACACAAGTTACGAAGTGATTTCATTCAGTGGAATTCTTTGCAGCCTTGGAATCAAGCAGGCAACTCTCCACATACTAATATGGGAAGATACTTATGAAATAATGTTAAATGAGAAGGAGTCTCAAATCAGTATCTCAGAGTGCAAAACGAAGTAATATTAATGTATATTTGCTTGTTCTATATATGGAAAGATGTGCAAGAAATTTATTACATTTGAccactatttcttttaaattttttttaatgtttatttatttttgagacagagagagacagagcatgaatgggggagggtcagagagagagggagacacagaatctgaagcaggctccaggctctgagctgtcagcacagagcccgacgcggggctcgaactgacctgagccgaagtcggacgcttaaccgactgagccacccaggtgccctatttgaCCATTATTTCCAAACAAGTCAATAAATtacctattaaaaataaacaaaatatttaaaaggttttaaaggcagagaagaaagtaGACTGAATAATTGCTCTCATGCAGGGAGCttcacacactcatacacacacacaaacatgcccTACCAAACACGTTTTGAGCAACTTGGTCACATGAATGGAATTAGAACTTTCTAGaactgatttgttttaaaaatgagggaaaagggCTTACACCTGTTCAACTAACAAATTGACCTGCCAAGTTAGACAACGACTATAGCCAGACACTGTTCCCCTACCCTATCAGACCAAAGCATCCTACTCCCCAGTCTTTccttattcattcaatcattagAAGAACAGTTATTAAGCACAGACTATGTACTGGCTCTAGGGTAGGCTCAGTGAGGAACCAGACACATTCTCTGCTCTTAAACTTGaaggaattggggcgcctgggtggcgcagtcggttaagcggccgacttcagccaggtcacgatctcgcggtccgtgagttcgagccccgtgtcgggctctgtgctgacagctcggagcctggagcctgtttccgattctgtgtctccctctctctctgcccctcccccgttcatgctttgtctctctctgtcccaaaaataaataaaaaaaaaaaaaaaaaaaaaaaacttgaaggaaCTGCCAGGATAGTGGGAGGacatacatgaaaattaaaatgtagtgAGCTGAGAAGTGAGAGCTTAGTGCACACAGAAGATGGACTGAACCAGCTTCAAGGCAGCCCAAACTGTAATATTAAGGGATGAGATTCTGCCACTTGTTTTGGGATAAACTTACATCTCTTGGCAACAAGTCTGCCTCTGTTATTCCCAAGAGTGCTCCCAACTTCTGTAAGGTGGATTCATACTTTGCCTCCAAAGTGTGAACACACTCAATTTTCTACCTGGACACACCCATCCCTCACTCACCCATCGTCTGCAGATGGCTGCATCCATGGCTCCAGAGTGGAGCACATGACCAGGCCTAAGCCATTCAGCATATCACATTCTTTTGGGCATAGCGATTGGTTCAGGAATGATTAAGTGACCTAAGCTGCACCAATCATAGAGAAGATTAAGATTTTGATTTAAAACCTCTAGAAAAGAGGTGTACCCCAGTGTCTGTGAATCttccaggggaagaggggaactTCTGAAATGATTGCATCACCATAAGGGTTGATCTGGCCACCATAAGGAGCCAGAGAATGAAGCCAACTCCACAGCCAGCAGAGCCAAGAGACAAAGATAAACTAAGTCCTGGTGACGTTGTTTGAATTCTGGATCAGGCTGTACCTGAAGCCAGTCTACCTCAGGACTTTTCCATTCCTCTTGGTTTCATCCAATTTGAGTTGTGTGTTGAGTAGCcctgacccactcattctttgaGAAAAGCTCAGGGCTCTCCAGCTTGGCAGGTTGCAGAGCCCATCAGAACTATCCCTTCCTTCCTGAATTCTCTCATGAGAGACAAGGactttctctgtgtttatcttTATGTAAAAATTCATTGTTCTGTGTGTCAGTAATTGGATTTCATTCCTCTTTCAGCTGACATTTAGGGAATTCACAATACCCttggttgcctttttaaaaaacaactttaggggcgcctgggtggctcagttggttgaccgtccgactttggctcaggtcatgatctcacagtttgtgggtttgagccccacatcgggctctgtgctgacagctcagggcctggagcctgcttcagattctgtgtttctctctctctctgctcctcccctgctcacactctgtctctctctctcaaaaataaagatttaaaaaaaaaaacaactttattggggcacctggatggtgtAATCACTTGGGCCTCCCAcccttggtctcggctcaggtcatgatatcccagttggtgagttttagccccacatggggctctgtgctgatggtgcaaagcctgcttgggattctgtctttctttctctctgcccctccccaacttgtgtgcatgctctctctctctctcaaaataaataaacttaaaaaaataaaataaaaaataactttactgaaatataatttaatccATACAACTAACctattcagaatatatatttgGATGGTTTAAGAAtattatgctatttttttaagttgtggtaaaatatatgcaACATAAATTTTGTTATATTAACCATTTACTAGTGTAAATTCAGTAGCATTAATTACACGCACaatgttatgcaaccatcactgcCATTTCCAAAAATTCTTCATCACCCAATCAGAAACTCTGCacccattaagcaataactctccattgctgcctccctcctgcccctttcatctctctgtctctgtgaatttgcttACTGTaggtatttcatataagtggaagcATACAATATTTACCCTTTGTTTTTGGCCTTTTTCACCTTGTTTGGCTTCTTACCTTattctaaaaatagaaagtaattGGATCACTATTGATTTACCTGATGCTCCTCACACGCAGAATTCATCTCAAGGCCCGACTGACATTTACGTCCTTCGGAATTATCCAAACAAGCCTCTGTCAGTGCAccagttcatttttattatggaaCACCCACATTCCTGGTGTTCTCTGGTTTTCCAGGGGAGTGGCCTTGGTACGTTCCTGTGATCCCCAGAAGCTCTGATGTCATCTGTCCTCTCCCAGGAATGGGAGGCATGCATTCCTCAATGGCCATGATGTAACCCGAATTTGCATGAGGAGAGAAAGTTGTGGCCTTGGGAATAGACATTATATGGTTCTGGGATCAGAAGGGAATGTGCTTCTACTAGGaatctatccaaaggatacaggagtgctgattcataggggcacatgtacccccaatgtttatagcagtgctatcaacaatacccaaattatggaaagagcctaaatgtccatccactgatgaatggataaagaagatgtggtttatatacacaatggaatactacttggcaatgagaaagaatgaaattctgctatttgcagcaacatggatggaactgggtATAATGGGTAagtgagggtattatgctaagtgaaataagtcagagaaagaccgatatcaaatgttttctctcatgtGTGGAACTCGGGAAACTTAGTTTCccgagggggaagggaaggggtaaaaatagttacaaacagagagggagggaggcaaaccataagagactcttaaatacagagaataaactaagggttgatggagaggggcgggagagaggggaaaatgggtgatgagagggagagagaggggaaaagtgcacttgttgggatgagcactgggtgttgtatgtaagtgatgaatcatgggaacctACCCCAAAAGCCAAGAgaacactgtatacactgtatgtttgccaatttgacaataaattatatttaaaaaagaagaagggaatgTGCTTGTTCTGAAGAATGTGCACTGCCGAGAGATATTCTCTCCTGCAGTCCTAGAATCATGTCCCGTTTTTAGGCTCTCCAGCCTGCCAGGCTCCTCTCCCTTAAGCTGGTCCTTGAGAGAGAGCACTAAACACCACTTTTTGTCTTTTCAGCTTTCTGGGCAGCCAGAAAAGGTGCTACTGTGGCTCCAGCCTGCCTCTCGCACCTATGCAGCCATCAGTCAATAGCTGACATGATGAGGGGCATCTCCTTGGCTTATTGTGAAAgagtcctttcctttcctttttcaggaGTCTGTGAGAGCCTGGGCTGGGACTCATTTCTGACAAGATCCAGCACCTTTTGCCTTGGAGACCTTTCAGAGAACTCAGATATAGGTGAAATACAAGAGGGGGGGCCACTCAAAGATTGCTCCAGGGCCTGGAGACTGGTTGACCAAGGACCAAAGTGCATTTCACAAATATAGGTTAATCAATAAATATCCCATCTGCAAAAACAACTACCTCTGAAAATGCATATTATCAGAAAAGAAACGTCCCCCTCATCCACTGTAGTAGAATGTTTGCCAAAAGAGAAAGGCCACAATTCCACTCTTCTCTGTATCCATGCCTCTTTGTTATGTCAGTTGGCCTGTGTCttgctttgaccaacagaatgCAGTGGACGTGATGCCGTGCCAGCATTGATCCCAGGCCTGAAGAAGCTTTGCAGCTTCTGCTCACTCTGAATCCTACCACCACCATGTAAATAAGCCTGGCCTCATCTTTTGAGAGATGAATGGCACCCGTCACCCCTGTTGTCCCAGTAGACAGCCAATTAGTTAGCTAAGAATGTGAATAAGATCACCTAGACTAGCCAGCCTCTAGCAGCCCAAAGATGCTTGGACGATGATGGCCCAAACCAACCAAGTCCTGTCAAGATAGGCAGAACTGTCCTGTTGACCCATAGATGAATGACTCTAgttctaagccactaagtttgtgtttggggaggggagagattgttacacagcagtagagaACTGACACATCCCAACTCTGTGCTCTTGCCCTGGCTCAAGGCTCTAGGCAACCATCTATCTGGCCCTTTAACATATTGGCCACCTGCTCTGGCTCCCTATCAACAAGTCACCATACTGATTGTACAGGATCAGTGGGTCAGGCTGATACTGCAATCACACAACCTCCAACAGAGGCATAATTTCCACAGGGAagaggatttccttttcttcttta
The DNA window shown above is from Neofelis nebulosa isolate mNeoNeb1 chromosome 5, mNeoNeb1.pri, whole genome shotgun sequence and carries:
- the LYZL4 gene encoding lysozyme-like protein 4 isoform X1, whose protein sequence is MKASSVLSLLGYLVVPSGAAIMGRCVVAKKLKDGGLDHFEGYSLANWVCLAYFESKFNPTAVYENLQRDYTGYGLFQIPNRDWCDTGKNRCHISCSALLNPDLKKTIECVKKIVKDKEGLGAWPSWSLNCQYSDTLERWLDGCRL
- the LYZL4 gene encoding lysozyme-like protein 4 isoform X2, whose protein sequence is MKASSVLSLLGYLVVPSGAAIMGRCVVAKKLKDGGLDHFEGYSLANWVCLAYFESKFNPTAVYENLQRDYTGYGLFQIPNRDWCDTGKNRCHISCSALLNPDLKKTIECVKKIVKDKEGLGA